One stretch of Amycolatopsis sp. NBC_00345 DNA includes these proteins:
- a CDS encoding class I SAM-dependent methyltransferase, whose protein sequence is MFSDADAAELYDALNPWDGSRFPADAFYDGLVTAAGSVLDVGCGTGAMLHRARERGHRGRLVGIDPDLAALERARRRTDVEWIAGTAAEIGLRQEFELATMVSHAFQCLIGDDELRRSLAAVRGALADGGCFAFETRHPQAKAWQDWNPADVTEIAGLRMWHEVESVEDGVVTFAETTAQPDGTVLRVDRGALRFLDVARLNAFLTEAGFEVAEQYGDWQRGPLTGASREIVTIARRVG, encoded by the coding sequence GTGTTCTCCGACGCTGACGCCGCCGAGTTGTACGACGCGCTGAATCCCTGGGACGGCAGCCGCTTTCCGGCGGACGCGTTTTACGACGGGCTGGTGACGGCCGCCGGGTCCGTGCTTGATGTCGGGTGCGGGACCGGGGCCATGCTGCACCGGGCGCGCGAGCGGGGGCATCGGGGGCGGCTCGTCGGGATCGATCCGGATCTTGCCGCGCTGGAGCGGGCGCGGCGGCGGACCGACGTCGAATGGATCGCCGGCACAGCCGCGGAAATCGGGCTGCGGCAGGAGTTCGAGCTCGCCACCATGGTCAGCCACGCGTTCCAGTGCCTCATCGGCGACGACGAACTCCGTCGCTCGCTCGCGGCCGTTCGCGGGGCGTTGGCGGACGGCGGGTGCTTCGCGTTCGAGACCCGCCACCCGCAGGCAAAGGCTTGGCAGGACTGGAATCCCGCCGACGTCACCGAAATCGCGGGGCTGCGGATGTGGCATGAGGTCGAGTCCGTCGAGGACGGTGTCGTCACGTTCGCCGAGACCACTGCCCAGCCGGACGGCACCGTGCTGCGTGTCGACCGCGGCGCCTTGCGGTTCCTGGACGTCGCGCGGCTGAACGCGTTCCTCACCGAAGCCGGGTTCGAGGTCGCCGAGCAGTACGGCGACTGGCAGCGCGGCCCGCTGACCGGTGCCAGCCGGGAGATCGTGACCATCGCCCGGCGCGTCGGCTGA